The following coding sequences lie in one Spodoptera frugiperda isolate SF20-4 chromosome 24, AGI-APGP_CSIRO_Sfru_2.0, whole genome shotgun sequence genomic window:
- the LOC118278669 gene encoding conserved oligomeric Golgi complex subunit 7 has translation MDLKTFGEDNFDPKQWINKAWSSSGNQEKEIFVANTVSRLQLYMKQLTNALDETTTQIVTSIPRILQDASSLQLEGAMLQQKLLSLEQKVQSVEEQTGHSIESLQKIDTLKSRLENAASALREADKWAALATSLEDILESGVPTQGDKLGELAEQVAAMTASLEVLSDAPDYENKRLQLETLYNRLEAAISPPLIEALTQMDADRTATYVSLFAGMGRTVSVSRCWRRAAAARLSAAWRRLDSHTLAALNRMLSSEAGKQVDWLTNVLKSETPVTELIRLYTDLLLSLDPSPTKVVSANLKLCSSSDEGILLLTDLRTDIDDFVNCIQNILDAPRQNKETVTPSIIRDFARAAYAPLRELLPKYTELQTRLFLDYLNDPQLNQEDLLELSRSILTVSERCEGWLSTAFSKVKRIAGEALYAVYMPAVENFASSLSNLIAAHSRRIESAFLSSASVGQVTGVLSNTFPASLMLQTAAANILAALAETRDVEESKTEDPLHDLPTLLLDPEVRQRLASFRAEPPASAAVLRRTKDQLRNLARVILRNPIDVQLDKIPQLSVWNNNDALSTDLPDFALSPQEYITEIGQYLMTLPQHLEMHLSEKQAPLQFLSEVCTHTCEVYAEKILNIRNMDALGTKRCLNDIVYLSSVVEDLGSTITPSLKNLEKSLRAAAPSQPAE, from the exons ATG gatttaaaaACGTTTGGTGAGGATAATTTTGATCCTAAACAGTGGATAAATAAAGCATGGAGCTCCAGTGGCAACCAGGAAAAGGAG ATATTTGTAGCGAATACAGTATCAAGATTGCAGCTGTATATGAAACAGTTGACCAATGCGTTGGATGAAACCACTACACAG atAGTGACATCGATCCCCCGAATCCTACAAGATGCATCGTCCCTCCAGCTTGAGGGTGCCATGCTGCAGCAGAAACTGTTGTCTCTAGAACAGAAGGTCCAGAGTGTTGAGGAGCAGACCGGACACTCCATCGAGAGTCTACAGAAGATAGATACGTTGAAGAGCCGGCTTGAA AATGCTGCCTCGGCTCTCCGCGAAGCCGACAAGTGGGCGGCGCTGGCTACTTCTTTAGAAGACATATTGGAGTCTGGAGTGCCGACCCAGGGCGACAAGTTGGGTGAACTGGCTGAACAAGTGGCTGCTATGACCGCTAGTCTTGAG GTACTAAGTGATGCTCCGGATTATGAGAATAAGCGTCTACAATTGGAGACTCTCTATAACAGACTCGAAGCGGCCATCAGCCCGCCATTGATCGAAGCTCTCACTCAAATGGATGCcg ATCGCACAGCGACGTACGTGTCTCTGTTCGCGGGTATGGGTCGCACGGTGTCGGTGTCGCGGTGTTGGCGGCGGGCCGCGGCGGCGCGCCTGTCTGCCGCGTGGAGGAGACTGGACTCACACACCCTGGCTGCACTCAATCGGATGCTGTCCAGCGAGGCTGGGAAGCAG GTGGATTGGTTGACGAATGTACTGAAGTCGGAAACTCCTGTGACAGAATTGATACGACTCTACACGGATTTGTTGCTCTCCTTGGATCCTTCGCCTACTAAG GTAGTTTCAGCTAATTTAAAGTTATGTTCGTCGTCTGACGAAGGGATCTTGCTATTGACGGATTTGAGGACGGATATAGATGATTTTGTAAACTGCATACAAAATATACTGGACGCGCCGCGACAGAATAAAG agACAGTCACACCTAGTATAATCCGTGACTTCGCTCGGGCTGCGTACGCGCCGCTTAGAGAGCTCCTACCAAAGTATACGGAGTTACAAACAAGACTGTTTCTTGATTACTTGAATGATCCACAATTGAATCAg GAGGATCTTCTAGAGCTATCTAGAAGTATACTGACGGTATCGGAGCGCTGTGAGGGCTGGTTGTCCACCGCCTTCAGCAAAGTCAAGAGGATCGCCGGAGAGGCTCTCTACGCCGTGTATATGCCGGCAGTAGAG AACTTCGCGTCATCCCTATCGAACCTGATAGCAGCGCACAGTCGTCGCATCGAGTCTGCCTTCCTATCCTCAGCGTCAGTGGGGCAGGTGACCGGGGTCCTGTCCAACACCTTCCCAGCCTCCCTGATGCTGCAGACTGCTGCAGCCAATATCCTCGCTGCGTTGGCCGAAACTAGGGATGTTGAAG AATCGAAAACTGAAGATCCATTACATGACCTACCAACCTTACTCTTGGATCCTGAGGTGAGACAGAGGCTCGCCTCCTTCAGGGCGGAGCCCCCGGCCTCCGCTGCGGTCCTCAGACGCACTAAGGATCAGCTCAGGAACCTAGCCAGAGTCATATTAAGGAATCCTATTGATGTACAGCTAG ataaAATACCACAGTTATCAGTATGGAATAACAACGACGCCCTCTCTACTGATCTCCCAGACTTCGCGTTATCACCACAGGAGTATATCACCGAG ATCGGTCAGTACCTAATGACGTTGCCGCAGCATCTTGAAATGCATTTGTCAGAGAAACAAGCGCCTTTGCAGTTTTTGTCTGAG GTATGCACACACACATGCGAGGTGTATGCTGAGAAAATTCTAAACATACGCAATATGGACGCTTTGGGAACGAAACGGTGTCTCAATGATATTG tATACCTATCAAGCGTGGTAGAAGATTTGGGAAGTACCATAACACCGTCTTTGAAGAACCTGGAGAAGTCACTAAGAGCTGCTGCGCCTAGCCAACCTGCTGAGTAA
- the LOC118278400 gene encoding uncharacterized protein LOC118278400 — protein sequence MRSKAISISSDSDDDVPLKMVSIIGSKDPNSYESLRQRSPEACEFCERISKDRYSSLIHNVKHIIIPLLKQNIIQCTVCLHSFTSEADLFSHSVKKHPNVPISNFLVKDSNVSQFNETSITNVKQINGRSNNVYNETLVPDSGVPIQSRLVFEEDDPVIIHCSQVLNDLTTDCKVNIEVFNITDDDDFTSRSIHYNELMKPGVYRCKKCAKSFPLRFDAIVHEATHIKIENAQISLCVICKQYLVGGTKVLRHHYLTFHKDSIEGGCEKTDLDYLPKFFDENIEGKWVFGSKILSLCDLCFSFCRNKSTMNYEFVKSLCEVGKRYECEKCGLKYFEIKLVKRSVKKRNGYGPHSLKKKKKTNEERLKIIANRFKMMKHYTVVLFLLWVTFLWYNNDPPQ from the exons ATGAGGAGTAAAGCGATTAGTATAAGTAGCGACAGCGATGATGATGTTCCATTGAAGATGGTGAGCATCATAGGCAGCAAGGATCCTAACTCCTATGAGAGTCTACGTCAACGCAGTCCTGAAGCATGCGAGTTCTGCGAGAGAATCTCAAAAGATAG ATATTCAAGTTTGATCCACAACGTAAAGCATATCATCATACCGTTACTGAAGCAGAATATAATACAGTGTACGGTATGCCTACATAGTTTCACGAGTGAGGCTGATTTATTCTCCCACTCGGTGAAGAAGCATCCCAATGTCCCTATATCTAATTTTCTAGTCAAGGATAGCAATGTTAGCCAATTTAATGAGACAAGCATCACAAAT gtaaaacaaataaatggcCGCAGTAATAATGTGTATAATGAAACCTTAGTACCTGATAGCGGAGTCCCAATACAAAGTCGACTGGTCTTCGAGGAAGATGATCCGGTCATCATACACTGTTCTCAAGTCCTCAATGATCTCACAACTGATTGCAAAGTCAATATTGAAGTGTTTAACAtcactgatgatgatgactttaCCTCAAGAAGTATACACTATAATGAATTGATGAAACCTGGGGTGTATCGGTGCAAGAAGTGTGCTAAGAGTTTTCCTTTGAG ATTCGATGCGATTGTCCATGAAGCGACgcatattaaaatagaaaatgctCAAATCAGTTTGTGTGTGATTTGCAAACAATATCTTGTTGGTGGTACGAAGGTTTTAAGGCACCACTACCTAACATTTCACAAGGATTCCATTGAAGGCGGCTGTGAAAAGACAGACTTGGATTATCTACCAAAGTTTTTCGATGAGAACATTGAAGGCAAATGGGTTTTTGGCTCGAAAATACTCTCGTTATGCGATCTATGTTTCTCGTTTTGTCGTAACAAGTCCACAATGAATTATGAGTTTGTCAAATCCCTCTGTGAGGTCGGCAAGAGGTATGAGTGCGAGAAATGTGGTCTGAAGTACTTTGAAATTAAACTTGTGAAGAGATCTGTAAAGAAGAGAAATGGTTATGGCCCCCATTCGctgaagaaaaagaagaaaacgaATGAGGAACGTTTAAAAATTATTGCTAATCGATTTAAAATGATGAAACACTAtactgttgttttatttcttttatgggttacctttttatggtataataaCGACCCGCCCCAGTAG